A portion of the Salarias fasciatus chromosome 15, fSalaFa1.1, whole genome shotgun sequence genome contains these proteins:
- the LOC115402378 gene encoding trace amine-associated receptor 1-like has translation MVSLTLTNSPSSKCVLLHVFLGSMSAAIVCGNLLVLISIVYFRQLHTPTNFLILSLAVSDLLVGLLLFPMSTIFPVTFCMQSQSIFCKVRVTFDLTLSTASVLNLCCISIDRYYAVCQPLTYRTKINTNAVVIMIMLTWFTAIFLTIGFFIARMSSGKCQENCSFTAGLSNPLGPVFSFYLPMVTMVCIYLKILMVAQKQARSIQNTHSQSTKSGTAAAKKGEGKATRTLAIVMGAYVGCWAPFFLCLQIKVFSSVSVPVATFESLFWIGLFNSLLNPLIYAFFYSWFRSAFRLILTGKIFQSDFSNTKLL, from the coding sequence ATGGTTTCTCTCACACTGACTAACAGTCCTTCTTCAAAATGTGTTctgttgcatgttttccttggCTCTATGTCTGCTGCAATTGTGTGTGGCAACCTTCTGGTACTAATTTCTATTGTTTATTTCAGACAGCTGCACACTCCCACTAACTTCCTCATACTCTCTCTCGCTGTGTCGGACCTGCTTGTTGGACTGCTACTCTTTCCTATGAGTACAATATTCCCTGTGACCTTCTGTATGCAGTCCCAAAGTATATTCTGCAAAGTACGAGTGACTTTCGATCTAACATTGAGCACAGCCTCTGTTTTGAACCTATGCTGTATCTCCATTGACAGGTACTACGCAGTGTGTCAGCCTCTGACATACAGAACGAAGATCAATACTAATGCTGTTGTGATCATGATCATGTTGACCTGGTTCACAGCTATTTTTTTGACAATTGGGTTTTTCATTGCAAGAATGAGCTCTGGAAAATGTCAGGAAAATTGTTCTTTCACTGCTGGCCTCTCAAACCCTTTAGGACCAGTGTTCTCATTTTACCTCCCAATGGTCACGATGGTGTGCATCTACCTGAAGATTTTAATGGTGGCACAGAAACAGGCACGCAGcatccagaacacacactctcagagcACAAAGTCTGGAACAGCTGCTGCAAAAAAGGGGGAAGGAAAGGCGACCAGAACTCTGGCTATTGTCATGGGAGCCTACGTGGGGTGTTGGGCgccttttttcctctgtttgcagATAAAAGTTTTCAGTTCTGTGTCAGTGCCTGTTGCAACATTTGAATCCCTTTTCTGGATCGGATTATTTAACTCACTGCTCAATCCATTGATCTATGCTTTCTTTTACAGCTGGTTCAGATCAGCTTTCAGATTGATTCTGACCGggaaaatatttcaaagtgATTTTTCTAACACAAAACTCCTTTGA